The following DNA comes from Streptomyces sp. NBC_00273.
CGCCGCGGTGCTCGCGCAGCAGGGTGGTGGCGTGCCACAGGCGCAGGTGCGGGGCTTCGGGTACGGGGAGGTCTGCGTGGGCGGCGTAGAGCGTGCGGGCGTGCCGGGTGCAGCCCTCGGTGGCGCGCATGGCCAGGTCGGCGGCCTCGGCCATCTCGGCCGACTCCACGGTCTCGGTGCCCAGGAGCCGGCGCAGGGTGCTGTCGGCGGCCCGCAGGCGGGCGGCGAGGACCTGCTCGGGCGTGGCGGTGCCCCAGACGGCGGGCAGGTGCCGGGTGAGCAGGTCGTGGCGGTAGTTGTAGAAGGTGGCGGTGACCGTGCCGGGGCCGACGGCGCCCATCGCGGCGGAACGGCTCGCGAGGTTGACCGCGACCGGGTCCGTGACTCCGAGGGCCGCGAGCTCCTTGGTGAGGTCCGGCGAGAAGTAGATCGTCGCGTGCAGCGGGTTGATCGCGGCATGCCAACAGCGACGGGCGGCGAGCAGGGGAAGCGTCATGCCCGGGAGGTTACCGACTGTTCGGTATGCCGGGTAGGGGCGGGGCCCGTGGTGCGGGTCTCACCCTGCGGACGGAGTGCCCCCGTACGCCGCCCAGGCCCGGGAGAGCCGGGCCACCAGCTCCACCAGCCGCGGCTCGGGCAGCGTGAACGGGAGCCTGACGTACGCGTCGTGGTCGCCCGAGGGGTCGGTCGCCGCCCCGGGGACCAGCTCGACCCCGTGCCGGAGCGCGATCTGGGCGAAGACCGCGGCGCCGGCGGGTGCCGGCAGCCGGATCCACAACGCCGCCCCGCCGGCCGGGCGTTGCCAGGTCCACCCCGGCAGCTCGCTCGCCAGCGCGGCCTCCAGGCCGGCCAACCGGGTCCGCAGCACGGCCGCCCGCTCGGCCCGTAGGGCGTCCACCCGCGGCAGCAGCCGCACCGCCAGGGCCTGGTCCAGCAACGGGCTCCCCAGATCGGCCCGGGCCTTGAGGCGGGCCAGGCGCTCCACCACCGGGCCCGGGCCGCGCAGCCAGCCGATCCGCAGCCCGCCCCACACCGACTTGGCCAAGGAGCCCACGCTCAGCACCTCGGCGCCCGGTGGGGCGTACCCGGCCACCGGGCCCGGCTCCGGCCCGTCCCACAGCCGGGTGTCGTAGGCCAGGTCCTCCAGCAGCGGGACGCCGGCCCGCGCGGCAAGTTCCGCGATCCGCTCGCGCCGCCCGACGGACATCAGGATCCCGGTCGGGTTGTGGAAGGTCGGCGTGACATGGGCCAGCGCCGCCGCGGGCAGGGCGGCGCTGAAGCCGCGCGGCTGGATGCCGTCCTCGTCCAGCGGGACCCGGCGCGGCCGCGCCCCGGCGGCGAGCAGCGCGTCCAGGCAACCCGGCCAGCTCGGCGTCTCCACCACCACCGCGGAACCGCGCCGTACGTACAGCTGGGCCACCAGCGCGAGGGCCTGCGTGGCTCCGGTGGTGACCAGGATCTGCCCGGGTTGCGTGGGCAGACCCCCGGCGGTGTAACGGGCGGCGACGGCCGCCCGCAACTCCGGGAGGCCGCTCGGGTGGTAGCCGGTCTCCGCCAGGAGCGGGTCCAGGCCGTCGGCCAGCAGCGCGGCCAGGGCCCCGCGCACCTCGGGGGCAGCCCCCTCCGCGGCCACCGACAGGGAGATCACCCCGTCCGGGCCGTCCACCAACCGCTGCACGAGGGCCGCGGAGGTGCCGCCGCGGACCCGGCCGTCGACCGGGCGCAGCGAGCCACCGGGCAGCCGGGCGACCCAGGTCCCGCTCCCCCGCCGGCTGTCCACGGCGCCCGCGCCGCGCAGTTCGTCGTAGGCGGCGACCACGGTGGCCCGGCTGACGCCCAGGGCCGCGGCGAGGGGCCGCTCGGCGGGCAGCCGGTCGCCGGGCGCGAGGTCGCCCGTACGGACCGCGCCGCGCAGTACGGCGGCGAGGCGCCGGTACAGCGGGCCCGGACCGGCGAGCCGGCCGCCGACCACCGCGTCGAGCTCGGCCGGCGACCAGGTGCGCGGCGCGGAACGGTCCACTTCCCCCTCCATTGGCCCGGGGCTCTCCCCCCGGCCCCGACCAGCCTAGGTGCATGCCCCTCAGCACCTTCCTCGCCTTCGTCGCCGCCGCATCGGCGCTCGTCCTCCTCCCCGGCCCGAACATGGTCCTGATCGTCACCCGCGCCGCCGCCCAGGGCCGGCGCGCGGGACTGGCCACCGCCGCGGGGGTGGAGAGCGCCA
Coding sequences within:
- the yczR gene encoding aminotransferase-like domain-containing protein, with translation MDRSAPRTWSPAELDAVVGGRLAGPGPLYRRLAAVLRGAVRTGDLAPGDRLPAERPLAAALGVSRATVVAAYDELRGAGAVDSRRGSGTWVARLPGGSLRPVDGRVRGGTSAALVQRLVDGPDGVISLSVAAEGAAPEVRGALAALLADGLDPLLAETGYHPSGLPELRAAVAARYTAGGLPTQPGQILVTTGATQALALVAQLYVRRGSAVVVETPSWPGCLDALLAAGARPRRVPLDEDGIQPRGFSAALPAAALAHVTPTFHNPTGILMSVGRRERIAELAARAGVPLLEDLAYDTRLWDGPEPGPVAGYAPPGAEVLSVGSLAKSVWGGLRIGWLRGPGPVVERLARLKARADLGSPLLDQALAVRLLPRVDALRAERAAVLRTRLAGLEAALASELPGWTWQRPAGGAALWIRLPAPAGAAVFAQIALRHGVELVPGAATDPSGDHDAYVRLPFTLPEPRLVELVARLSRAWAAYGGTPSAG
- a CDS encoding SCO6745 family protein; this translates as MTLPLLAARRCWHAAINPLHATIYFSPDLTKELAALGVTDPVAVNLASRSAAMGAVGPGTVTATFYNYRHDLLTRHLPAVWGTATPEQVLAARLRAADSTLRRLLGTETVESAEMAEAADLAMRATEGCTRHARTLYAAHADLPVPEAPHLRLWHATTLLREHRGDGHLAALLLAGLDPVEALVSHTATGRGMTAKWIKAIRGWEQSDLDAATERLRARGILDADGGLTDEGKAVRERLEADTDRLDAAPYEHLGEEGLTRLAELGGAFVTKAIGAGAFPRDLFGRA